In Arvicola amphibius chromosome 1, mArvAmp1.2, whole genome shotgun sequence, one DNA window encodes the following:
- the Dmrt3 gene encoding doublesex- and mab-3-related transcription factor 3, giving the protein MNGYGSPYLYMGGPVSQPPRAPLQRTPKCARCRNHGVLSWLKGHKRYCRFKDCTCEKCILIIERQRVMAAQVALRRQQANESLESLIPDSLRALPGPPPPGDAAAASASQSSPASQPSQPPAPPRPAAELAAAAALRWTNAAEPQPGTLPAQLAKPDLTEERLGDSSSADNAAAETFSDKDTDQRSSPDVVKGKNCFTPESPEIVSVDEGGYAVQKNGGNPESCPDSPKYHAEQSHLLIEGPSGTVSLPFSLKANRPPLEVLKKIFPNQKPTVLELILKGCGGDLVSAVEVLLSSRSSAAGAERTAEESLVLPSSGHIFEHTLGSYPISSSKWSVGSAFRVPDTLRFSADSSNVVPNPLAVPLQHPFPQPPRYPLMLRNTLARNQSSPFLPNDVTLWNTMTLQQQYQLRSQYVSPFPSNSTSVFRSSPVLSSRTTEDPRISIPDDGCPIVTKQPIYTEDDYDERSDSSDSRILNTSS; this is encoded by the exons ATGAACGGCTACGGCTCCCCCTACCTGTACATGGGCGGCCCGGTGTCGCAGCCGCCGCGGGCGCCCCTGCAGCGCACCCCTAAGTGCGCTCGCTGCCGGAACCACGGGGTGCTGTCCTGGCTCAAGGGCCACAAGCGCTACTGTCGCTTCAAGGACTGCACCTGCGAGAAATGCATCCTGATCATCGAGCGGCAGCGGGTCATGGCGGCTCAGGTGGCGCTTCGCCGGCAGCAGGCCAACGAGAGCCTGGAGAGCCTGATCCCGGACTCGCTGCGGGCTCTGCCAGGGCCACCGCCGCCGGGAGACGCCGCGGCTGCCTCCGCCTCGCAGTCGTCGCCAGCTTCCCAACCGTCCCAGCCGCCAGCGCCACCTCGTCCCGCCGCCGAGCTGGCTGCAGCCGCCGCGCTGCGCTGGACCAACGCCGCCGAGCCCCAGCCCGGGACGCTGCCTGCGCAGCTCGCCAAGCCAG ATCTGACTGAAGAGCGACTTGGGGACAGCAGTTCCGCAGACAACGCCGCCGCGGAGACCTTCAGTGACAAAGACACCGACCAGAGGAGCTCCCCAGATGTGGTCAAAGGCAAGAACTGCTTCACTCCTGAGAGCCCCGAGATTGTGTCCGTGGATGAAGGGGGATACGCCGTGCAGAAAAACGGGGGCAACCCAGAGAGCTGCCCTGACAGCCCCAAGTACCACGCGGAGCAGAGTCACCTTCTGATAGAGGGCCCGTCGGGGACCGTCTCTCTGCCCTTCAGCTTGAAAGCCAACCGGCCACCCCTGGAAGTGTTGAAGAAAATCTTCCCCAACCAGAAGCCCACTGTGCTGGAGCTCATCCTGAAAGGCTGCGGGGGCGACCTGGTCAGTGCGGTGGAGGTCCTGCTCTCTAGTCGGTCCTCGGCTGCCGGGGCGGAGCGGACGGCCGAAGAGAGCCTCGTGCTGCCCTCCAGCGGCCACATCTTTGAACACACGCTAGGCTCCtaccccatctcttcctccaagtgGTCGGTGGGCTCCGCCTTCCGAGTCCCCGACACCTTGCGCTTTTCGGCGGACTCCAGCAATGTGGTCCCCAACCCCTTGGCCGTGCCCCTGCAGCATCCTTTTCCCCAGCCACCCCGGTACCCACTGATGCTGAGGAATACTTTGGCCAGAAACCAATCGAGCCCCTTTTTGCCCAACGATGTCACCCTGTGGAACACCATGACGCTGCAGCAGCAGTACCAGTTGAGGTCCCAGTACGTCAGCCCCTTCCCTAGTAACTCCACCAGCGTCTTCCGGAGCTCGCCCGTGCTCTCCTCCCGCACCACGGAGGACCCTCGGATCTCCATCCCCGACGATGGGTGTCCAATCGTGACAAAGCAGCCCATCTATACAGAGGATGACTATGACGAGAGGTCCGATTCCTCGGACTCCAGAATACTCAACACATCATCCTAA